The genomic stretch TCCGAGATGGACACCCGCTTGCTTATTGAGTTTTCATTATGCCCCGATCTTCTCTTGTCAGAAGTGAGATCCTCAGCATTGCTATCTCCAAGTCTATGATACCCATCCTCTGTGATTCTACCCCTCTTGTGTGCAGAGCCTGCTCCATACCTCTGATTGTTTTCTTTAAGAACCGAGGCATCTTTGCTTTTTCCTGTTAATTCCTCATTTCCATCCTTTGCCAGCCTTTTCAAACCCTCTAAAGCATCTTCCTTCTTGCTCATGGACCTCAGCGTGCGCCCAGATTTTCTCTCGCTCAAAACATCATCTACTGTCTTCTTGTCCAGTGTTCTGCTGTCAGCAACAGGACTGGTTTTGAGTCCATCTAAATGTTTGGAAATATCTGTTTTCTTCTTCAATGAACTCTTCATGCGCTTTGACTTTTTCCCCTGACTCAATGTATCATCTGCTGCCCCTCCATTGCCGTCTTCATCCATAGCATCTTCATTTCCAGCCTCTGGTAAAGCCTCTCCTTTTCTACGTGAACTCCCATAACGCCTTGATTTCTTCTCCTTGCTCGGAACATCATCCTCACTCCTCTTGTGCATCCTTTCTCCCTTTGTGTGTGTCAACTCTGTAATCTCCTCAATGCCCTCAAACATCACAAACTCAGGGAGGTCCCTTGAACCCCTTGAGCGATTGAACGCCCTCACCTGTGCTTTGGCGGTGGCAAGGTCAAGAAGATCAGCACCGGCCAGTGGTTTCTTTCCCAGTGCTGAGATGTAGTCAAGAAATGTTTTGCCATGGAAGGCATCCCTTGTGTAGACAGAGTCTACCACCGCACCATACGCCCCTTGTCGGACACCAGAGTTTTGAACCTCCTGCTTGGTGGCAATGCTGGAACTGAAGCAACCGCACGATAGGCCAGCCTCTACGCGTCGCCCGACCTCCTGCAGCGCAGAGTCGATGGCGGAGACGAAGCTGGACATATTGCTCTGGGCGGATAGTCGCCTAAAGTTAGTGCGGAAGGGGAGCAGCGCGGAAGGGTCGCTCCAAGCGAAGGTCCTGTCCCAGAAGTAGGCGACGAGCGGGGCGCCGGCCTTCCGGTGCTGAAGCGCGATCTCCGACGCATCAGCGGCGTCGAACACCTGTCCGGGCCACCAGGGGTGGCTCCGCACCTTACCCCAGACCAGCTCCGGCGGCGCGAAGTCgcggccgccctcgtcctcgtccTGGAAGGCGCAGTTGTATTGCGCGCGCTCGAATTTCTCTTCCCCCGTCGCTGCCTTCTCCTTTTCCTTCTGCTTCCTCTCCTTCACCTTCTCCCTCCGTggcggcgggggaggaggaggaggcggaggtggaggcggcTGCTTCTTGGGGCGGCTACGTCGAGGACTCGTCAGAAATTCCTTGACTTCCGGGCGCATGACGCGGAGGCGCGCCGGGCGCGAAGCTGTTCCTCGCGAATCCGCCATGTAGCTAGGTGAGGACCAAGGAAGAAAAAGGGTTAGGAGGGGAGCTCGCGCCGCTGGAGGGGAAGAAAACGAAGGCGGGGCAAATCTTACAGAGCTTCACCGCTTACCACGACGCGGAAGAATCGCGGAAGGACGGGAAGGCAGGGTTCGCCGGTGGCGAAGGAGatggggatttttttttttttgggtggggGGGAGACTACTAGGGAGAACTCGAGAAGAGAAACGTGCGTGTGGTGGGGGTGGATTTGGAATTAAGATTTTTGACGAGGGGCTGGTTGCCAAAGTTTATTAGTACACGCCAAGATTTTTGtttcaaaggccttgtttagttccaagaaaattttgcaaaatttttcagattctctgtcacatcaaaactttagacgcatgcatgaagtattaaatatagacgaaaataaaaactaattgcacagtttggccggaattgatgagacgaatcttttgagtctagttagtacatgtttgataatatttgtcaaatacaaacgaaagtgacactattcctattttgtaaatttttttaactaaacaaggcccgagttTTTCCGTCCATTGTTACCGCTTTTACCCTGCGGTTGTCCTTTATTTGCCAAAAGCGCCTTGAGCTTTCACACAGAAAACGTGTGCCTTTTGCTTGAAATGAATACCTTCGCGCGGCTCATGCGTTTGGTTTTGAAGAGAAGAGACtaaaaaggcatgatataattaGACTTCAAATGTTGGGCTTCACATATTTAGGAATCCAAATATTAACATTATAAAACTGGTATTTAAATCATCATTAAGACTTTGATTTCTATAATAGTatgcattatttattgtttttaATCTCTTTTCTTAATGTTTGGCACCTATAAGATATCCTTCTCGTATTTAATCATGTACTCTCCTCATCCTAAAATAAATCTAAACCTCATATTTCGAGGAGTTAACATAAATTCCAAAGGTCTATTTGCTAGAGTGATCTAATTAAGGACATATCTTAGTGTGATGGGCTGATGGACCTAAGGATCTACTTTAATTCACTTTTTGTAGCAGTAGTTTCAGGTCTGGCTCTTTTCTTAGGGATGGGGTAGTTTGTTTAGGTTAAAGTTTGTTGTTTTAATTTTTTATACTTCAATTAATCCTCCACTGTCCCAAACTTGAGACCATTATTTGATCCTTACAATTACCATTCACTTGGTCATGATTGAGGCAGCCTAGTTTATGTTTTTTTGTAGCCACGCTTGTCGAATCTCGGGTCTTGAGGCAATGACAACGTTGTCTAGCTACGAATAACTAATATGACATATGACACCAATTTAATTAtaatcaaatttatagaaaagaataccgATATTTATGGCACCGAATATGTATAATATTAAGGTTATATTTAGCACAGCTCAACCTCACTCATaaagttttttatttggaaaataactttactaaaaaaatatttagcAAAATAGTTTCGCCAACACTTTCATGCATGGCTAAGGGAGAGAAGTGACAAAAATAGAGAGATGTGAAA from Sorghum bicolor cultivar BTx623 chromosome 3, Sorghum_bicolor_NCBIv3, whole genome shotgun sequence encodes the following:
- the LOC110433943 gene encoding uncharacterized protein LOC110433943, which produces MADSRGTASRPARLRVMRPEVKEFLTSPRRSRPKKQPPPPPPPPPPPPPRREKVKERKQKEKEKAATGEEKFERAQYNCAFQDEDEGGRDFAPPELVWGKVRSHPWWPGQVFDAADASEIALQHRKAGAPLVAYFWDRTFAWSDPSALLPFRTNFRRLSAQSNMSSFVSAIDSALQEVGRRVEAGLSCGCFSSSIATKQEVQNSGVRQGAYGAVVDSVYTRDAFHGKTFLDYISALGKKPLAGADLLDLATAKAQVRAFNRSRGSRDLPEFVMFEGIEEITELTHTKGERMHKRSEDDVPSKEKKSRRYGSSRRKGEALPEAGNEDAMDEDGNGGAADDTLSQGKKSKRMKSSLKKKTDISKHLDGLKTSPVADSRTLDKKTVDDVLSERKSGRTLRSMSKKEDALEGLKRLAKDGNEELTGKSKDASVLKENNQRYGAGSAHKRGRITEDGYHRLGDSNAEDLTSDKRRSGHNENSISKRVSISEHGRKKKKLSELMAGTGRPNSASGGKTRGKRLLHDSVEKAEDPDHHSKDTLVTRKRKKLNTLGDLSSQSEPLSRKKSTKVGELMSKAAGNSIQAAPAVGANSAVSQTKPRRAKHRQVNSEDKSPRPVKVNQGNSEAISEESLSCGEMLWQLSVAACGLKQREKIAPTSVNFFTDFRKNSNFSSSDVNEGMSEKVTNTEPTPSEQPIADHMQDDYWADILINVEEPLSSLKKKKDESKKRANKKEPQVKKPPVHSSVTTENVDEPRSEGNQDTENGEKLRNETKPFSANGSKPNAGTKSGEEMENSFLSGLVLHFSRPSAVPSRSDLIKIFSQYGPVNEAKADVANSASSAQVIFKRRMDAEAAFAGAGKISALGPALVSFRLTDFPASASGNKASHVASKSDRVLHDQ